In Thiospirochaeta perfilievii, a single window of DNA contains:
- a CDS encoding adenylate/guanylate cyclase domain-containing protein, whose protein sequence is MKKVLLTLTLLSLFLSCSNIDPYTVSKDDITLYKNVFVKSDNINLEGIKGVNLKEYNNSIKYGTLFIELNLVKGKSYAIYTSGFSTASKIWIDNNVYKSSGIISKVKTNYKPKIEEGIIFFTPKESFTHIFIEFSNYINMDRSLYKWILIGESRNIQRIYTKNRSLDYLIIGSLFICSILFFLLSIVNIKNRYNIFITLFTITNASRLFFLNSNSNIFLSNFSWALSYRIIGISEIYGIVFILLFLRYLYPYEFSNFTSKMIIYLMVFVSIFFLLPFKITNFISIGLLQHYIVYISALYLNLRLFQALFNKRNLSLALLLSVNLYFLSIILGYQDHISYNLLGSYVVLFSLIVIFIFIAQESKKLQEYIRIKQLKNRNIRDAFTKFVPLDILNDIGNTLLEDRPPGDSVIKIATMMFIDIRGFTQLTEGLSSQESFNLINRFYEIIGKQVDQFNGYVESYGGDGVKVIFKNSPDDAINAGRSISDIVLNSIKLDIGLSIHFGQIVLGTIGSENRIQATAISSVTRILNKIDHFQSLFNVEMIITEKSLTLSSLKLNEVVCLGTVLLQDEEEPIKLYQILSNKCNYDKLFLDAFRSAIKYIDQKQFVKSLNYFKLANMYKYDSILTQLYIKQLEEFIKMDHLYFVLDINKDNQS, encoded by the coding sequence GTGAAAAAAGTATTATTAACTTTAACTCTATTAAGCCTATTTTTATCATGTAGTAATATTGATCCATATACAGTAAGTAAAGATGATATTACACTATATAAAAATGTTTTTGTAAAAAGTGATAACATAAATCTAGAAGGGATAAAAGGTGTAAATCTTAAAGAGTATAATAACAGTATAAAATATGGAACTCTCTTTATAGAGCTAAATCTAGTTAAAGGAAAATCCTACGCCATTTATACATCGGGCTTTTCTACAGCATCTAAAATTTGGATAGACAATAATGTTTATAAGAGTTCAGGGATTATATCTAAGGTAAAGACTAACTATAAACCTAAAATTGAAGAGGGCATAATCTTCTTTACCCCGAAGGAGAGTTTTACACATATCTTTATCGAATTTAGTAATTATATAAATATGGATAGGTCTCTATATAAATGGATCTTAATAGGAGAGAGTAGGAATATTCAAAGAATCTATACAAAAAATAGAAGTCTTGACTATCTAATTATTGGATCTCTATTTATATGCTCTATACTCTTTTTTTTACTTTCCATAGTTAATATCAAAAATAGATATAATATATTTATAACACTTTTTACAATAACAAATGCTAGTAGGCTATTCTTTTTAAACTCAAATTCAAATATTTTTTTATCAAATTTCAGCTGGGCTTTAAGTTATAGAATTATAGGTATTAGTGAAATTTATGGAATAGTTTTTATACTTCTTTTTTTAAGATATCTCTACCCCTATGAATTCTCGAATTTTACATCTAAGATGATAATATATCTAATGGTTTTTGTTTCTATATTTTTCTTGCTTCCATTTAAGATAACTAATTTTATCAGTATTGGCCTATTACAACACTATATTGTTTATATATCAGCTTTATACTTAAACTTAAGACTATTTCAGGCTCTTTTTAATAAAAGAAACTTGTCCTTAGCACTTCTTCTTTCAGTAAATTTATACTTTTTATCTATAATTTTAGGTTACCAGGATCACATAAGTTATAATCTACTAGGATCCTATGTTGTTCTTTTTAGTTTAATTGTAATATTTATATTCATAGCTCAAGAAAGTAAAAAACTCCAAGAGTACATCCGTATTAAACAGTTAAAAAATAGGAATATTCGAGACGCTTTTACTAAGTTTGTCCCATTGGATATATTAAATGATATAGGAAATACTCTATTAGAGGATAGACCACCTGGAGACTCAGTAATAAAGATTGCCACAATGATGTTTATAGATATAAGAGGTTTTACTCAGTTAACTGAAGGATTATCATCCCAGGAGAGCTTTAACCTAATCAATCGCTTTTATGAAATTATAGGAAAGCAGGTAGATCAGTTTAACGGTTATGTTGAATCCTACGGTGGAGATGGAGTAAAAGTCATATTTAAAAACTCTCCAGATGATGCAATTAATGCAGGTAGATCTATAAGTGATATTGTATTAAATAGTATAAAACTGGATATTGGATTATCAATACATTTTGGCCAGATAGTTCTTGGGACTATAGGTTCAGAAAATAGGATACAGGCTACTGCCATATCAAGTGTAACTAGAATATTAAATAAAATTGATCACTTCCAGTCCCTTTTTAATGTCGAGATGATTATTACAGAAAAATCATTAACTCTATCATCATTAAAACTAAATGAGGTAGTCTGTCTAGGTACAGTTTTACTACAAGATGAAGAAGAGCCTATTAAACTTTATCAAATTCTATCTAATAAGTGTAACTATGATAAGCTCTTTTTAGATGCATTTAGAAGTGCCATTAAATATATTGATCAGAAACAGTTTGTAAAATCTCTTAACTATTTTAAGTTAGCAAATATGTATAAATACGATAGCATCTTAACCCAATTATATATAAAACAATTAGAGGAATTTATTAAGATGGATCATCTTTACTTTGTATTGGATATCAATAAAGATAATCAATCTTAA
- a CDS encoding adenylate/guanylate cyclase domain-containing protein has protein sequence MKKQILLIIYLIILLGGLSSRVVNGSIDLTSAQIDKNKPIPLSGNWFITTEDSSSKYSKVPGQWKEDTNRVKYRLNILSEDRENFLLTPKQVNSQYTLYLNGVKIWFEDQYRVNYIPITLKKGLNILELDIINKNDPVGGIRNTPFIGSSYSMLKMHEENFIRDSFFSGASLIISIFFLILFFNSKTDRYNLYFSLLCLALTIRGLVINEKLIFYLLPEISGYLVQKLEYICVYSLPCLFILFVKNYFTYNPHKKLLNLISLVTGLFPIIAIFFPGSIYKYILFPYFVTGAITIFFVIILLIIYVRMKLKDSFKLLISLIFISTGAFYDISLVLFNTKERHIMSITLMLFILFMLYNIFRNEILNIEKNKVLTQENIKINKYLYKFVPISFFKTVGLGDLLTIKKGDGVEKKMTIIFATIVDFQKYVRVNSAEYSIDLLNRYYAITSPIIKKHNGFIDKFIDETMMALFPGSPEDGINAMIEINKAIIDFNKTNKGQNPIVVRAGIHLGNQYIGIVGDNKRVDATVISSVVNTASRISSFTNKIDKNILISESVYNEIKNKSIYNLMFMGRVKLKGKIKYIGIYSVNTSEPTEADKLFSLTMQKLNYSPLYELEGVLTRIKSLYKYHTPTNYYLGLIYQNKKLEDNEK, from the coding sequence ATGAAAAAACAAATACTGTTAATTATCTACCTAATAATCCTACTTGGCGGACTCTCCTCTAGGGTTGTTAATGGTAGTATAGACTTAACAAGTGCTCAGATAGATAAAAATAAACCTATTCCCCTATCTGGAAATTGGTTTATAACTACAGAAGATAGCTCATCAAAATACTCTAAAGTTCCTGGTCAATGGAAGGAAGATACTAATCGTGTAAAATATCGATTAAATATTTTAAGCGAGGATAGAGAGAACTTTTTACTTACTCCAAAACAGGTAAATTCCCAATATACTCTCTATCTAAACGGAGTTAAAATCTGGTTTGAAGACCAATATCGAGTAAACTATATTCCTATTACTCTAAAAAAAGGGTTAAACATATTAGAATTAGATATTATTAATAAAAATGATCCTGTGGGTGGAATTCGGAATACTCCATTTATTGGTAGTAGTTACTCTATGTTAAAAATGCATGAGGAGAACTTTATAAGGGACTCCTTTTTCTCCGGAGCCTCCCTAATTATATCCATATTTTTCCTTATACTATTTTTCAATAGTAAGACAGATAGGTACAATTTATACTTCTCTCTACTATGTTTAGCCCTTACAATTAGAGGTTTAGTTATAAATGAGAAATTAATCTTCTATCTATTACCAGAAATAAGTGGATATTTAGTACAAAAACTTGAGTATATATGTGTTTACTCTCTCCCATGTCTATTTATTCTATTTGTTAAGAACTATTTTACATATAATCCACATAAAAAGTTATTGAATTTAATCTCTTTAGTAACAGGACTCTTTCCTATAATAGCAATCTTTTTTCCGGGAAGCATATATAAATATATTTTGTTTCCATATTTCGTAACTGGTGCTATCACAATATTCTTTGTAATAATTTTATTGATAATCTATGTAAGGATGAAGTTAAAAGACTCGTTTAAATTATTAATTTCCCTGATTTTTATCAGTACCGGTGCATTCTATGATATAAGCCTAGTACTTTTTAATACAAAAGAGAGACATATTATGTCTATAACTCTTATGCTTTTTATACTTTTTATGCTTTATAATATCTTTAGAAATGAGATACTTAATATTGAAAAAAATAAAGTACTAACCCAAGAGAATATAAAAATAAATAAATACCTATATAAGTTTGTTCCTATCTCTTTTTTTAAAACAGTTGGTTTAGGTGATCTTCTTACAATAAAAAAGGGAGATGGGGTAGAGAAAAAAATGACAATAATCTTTGCAACTATTGTGGACTTTCAAAAATACGTAAGAGTTAATAGTGCAGAGTATAGTATAGATCTTTTAAATAGGTATTACGCTATAACCTCTCCCATAATTAAAAAACATAATGGATTTATAGATAAATTTATTGATGAAACTATGATGGCGCTCTTTCCAGGCTCACCTGAAGATGGAATTAATGCAATGATAGAGATAAATAAAGCTATTATAGATTTTAATAAAACTAATAAGGGACAAAATCCTATAGTTGTTAGAGCAGGAATACATTTAGGAAATCAATATATTGGTATTGTAGGGGATAATAAAAGAGTAGATGCCACAGTAATCTCCAGTGTTGTAAATACTGCAAGTAGGATAAGCTCATTTACAAATAAAATAGATAAAAATATATTAATTAGCGAAAGTGTTTATAACGAGATTAAAAATAAATCTATATATAATTTAATGTTTATGGGACGGGTAAAACTTAAAGGTAAGATAAAATACATAGGTATATACTCTGTTAATACCAGTGAACCAACAGAGGCTGATAAACTATTTAGTTTAACAATGCAAAAGCTTAATTATAGTCCTCTATATGAATTAGAAGGTGTTCTAACAAGAATTAAATCACTGTATAAATATCACACTCCCACCAACTACTATCTCGGACTTATCTACCAAAATAAAAAGCTTGAGGATAATGAGAAGTGA
- a CDS encoding SulP family inorganic anion transporter: MNNMFKPKFFTLLKRGFTKDQVVSDILSGVVVGIVALPLAIAFAVASGVSPEKGIITAVISGFIISLLGGSRVQIGGPTGAFIVIVYGIVETYGINGLIISTIFAGVILLIMGVFKLGDLIKYIPHPLVVGFTTAIAIIIFSTQIKDALGLNINSVPSDFLGKWVVYFNNIKSINIYSVTITILTIIITVCSSRYVKKIPGSFISIIFLTSVVSLFKIPVSTIETFFGSIPNNIEFIRPQFSWDMLHIYIKPAFTIAILGAIESLLSAVVADGMIGGNHRSNTELIAQGIANIVTPFFGGIPATGAIARTATNVKNGGRTPIAGIIHSITLLFIMVFLGKWAKLIPMATLAGVLIVVSYNMSEWRTFLSILKGSKFDSVILLTTFFLTLFFDLTVAIEVGVVLSAFIFLKRMTDSWNIELKDRDCDDIDTYKNLPSDVIVYEISGPLFFATIKEYIEVLKNSGINYSRIILRMRHVPFIDGTGLHNLKDIITRLEKDNKTIFICDVTESIKNSCENSIIKTENIFYRFDDLVKLL; encoded by the coding sequence ATGAATAACATGTTTAAACCAAAATTTTTTACTCTGCTTAAAAGAGGATTTACTAAAGATCAAGTAGTATCAGATATTCTTTCTGGTGTAGTTGTTGGAATAGTCGCCCTGCCCCTAGCTATAGCGTTTGCTGTTGCATCTGGTGTCTCTCCTGAAAAGGGTATTATAACTGCAGTAATTTCCGGTTTTATAATATCATTATTAGGGGGAAGTAGGGTTCAAATTGGGGGGCCAACTGGAGCATTTATTGTTATTGTTTATGGTATTGTAGAGACCTACGGTATTAATGGACTAATTATTTCCACAATTTTTGCTGGAGTTATTCTTCTTATTATGGGGGTTTTTAAATTAGGAGATCTAATAAAATATATCCCACACCCACTTGTTGTTGGTTTTACTACAGCAATTGCAATAATTATCTTTTCAACCCAGATAAAAGATGCATTAGGTTTAAACATAAATAGTGTTCCATCAGATTTTCTAGGTAAATGGGTTGTTTATTTTAATAATATTAAATCTATAAACATCTATTCTGTAACAATTACAATACTGACAATCATAATAACAGTATGTTCATCCAGGTATGTAAAAAAAATTCCAGGATCCTTTATTTCAATAATATTTTTAACATCTGTTGTAAGTCTTTTTAAAATACCTGTTAGTACTATAGAGACTTTTTTTGGTTCAATACCTAATAATATAGAGTTTATTAGACCTCAATTTAGTTGGGATATGTTACATATATATATAAAACCTGCCTTTACTATAGCTATTCTGGGTGCAATAGAGTCTTTATTATCTGCAGTTGTTGCAGATGGTATGATTGGAGGGAATCATAGGTCAAATACAGAGTTAATAGCCCAGGGAATAGCAAACATAGTAACACCTTTTTTTGGAGGAATCCCTGCAACTGGAGCTATTGCTAGAACAGCAACAAATGTTAAAAATGGAGGTCGTACACCAATAGCCGGTATAATACACTCTATTACTCTACTATTTATTATGGTTTTTCTTGGTAAGTGGGCAAAACTTATCCCCATGGCGACATTAGCTGGAGTATTAATTGTTGTATCATATAATATGAGTGAGTGGAGAACCTTTTTATCCATATTAAAGGGCTCGAAATTTGACTCAGTTATACTTTTAACAACATTTTTCTTGACACTTTTCTTTGATCTGACAGTTGCAATTGAAGTTGGTGTTGTTCTATCTGCATTTATATTTTTAAAAAGAATGACTGACTCATGGAATATAGAATTAAAGGATAGGGATTGTGATGATATTGATACATATAAAAATCTCCCTAGTGATGTAATTGTTTATGAAATTAGTGGTCCCCTCTTTTTTGCAACGATTAAAGAGTATATAGAAGTATTAAAAAATAGTGGTATAAACTACTCTAGAATAATTTTACGAATGAGACATGTTCCTTTTATTGATGGTACAGGTCTTCACAATCTAAAGGATATTATTACAAGGTTAGAAAAAGATAATAAAACAATTTTTATTTGTGATGTTACAGAGAGTATTAAAAATAGCTGTGAAAACAGTATAATTAAGACAGAAAATATTTTTTATAGGTTTGATGATCTAGTTAAACTTCTATAA
- a CDS encoding diacylglycerol kinase family protein: MHRINSVLFKFKCAFKGLFIAFTSDNSFKIHFAATISVIFSAILLEFSKSDWMIIILLIGLVLVAELFNTAIEFLVKLFTDDYHELAEKILDISAGAVLLSVIISIIIAVFIYLPYLL, from the coding sequence ATGCATAGAATAAATAGTGTTTTATTTAAATTTAAGTGTGCCTTTAAAGGTTTATTTATAGCTTTTACATCGGATAATAGTTTTAAAATACATTTTGCTGCAACAATCTCAGTTATTTTTTCAGCTATTTTATTAGAGTTTAGTAAAAGTGACTGGATGATTATAATTCTTCTTATTGGACTAGTTTTAGTTGCTGAACTGTTTAATACTGCTATTGAGTTTTTAGTAAAACTCTTTACTGATGATTACCATGAACTTGCCGAAAAGATTTTAGACATAAGTGCGGGTGCTGTTTTATTATCAGTAATAATCTCCATTATAATAGCAGTATTTATTTATTTACCCTATCTGTTATAG
- a CDS encoding MGMT family protein gives MTELTKRIVDIIKNIPKGSVVTYGTIANIAGNSRGARAVSWVLKTQTNRYNLPWFRVVNREGKISIKDYNTYNEQKALLLAEGIKFDKDDKIDLDLFAFTYLKE, from the coding sequence ATGACGGAACTAACCAAAAGAATAGTTGATATTATTAAAAATATACCTAAGGGGAGTGTTGTAACCTATGGAACTATTGCAAATATTGCAGGAAATAGTCGAGGTGCTAGAGCTGTATCATGGGTTCTTAAAACACAAACAAATAGATATAATCTCCCATGGTTTAGAGTTGTAAACAGAGAGGGTAAAATATCAATAAAGGATTACAACACCTACAACGAACAAAAAGCTCTCCTACTAGCAGAAGGTATTAAATTCGATAAAGATGATAAAATAGACTTAGATCTATTTGCCTTTACGTATTTAAAGGAATAG
- the lspA gene encoding signal peptidase II: MTKKGINSVLIVVVIFNLAIDQISKYFARIYIQGQGIINVIGDFFILTYAENSGAFLGLGSNLPQPLKTFVLVLFPLIAIIAGILYLILGKNVSFKQSIAIACIIGGGIGNVYDRAIHLGAVTDFLNFGIGNIRTGILNIADLSITFGAIFLFIFQYIEEQKLKNDGTNQKNS, encoded by the coding sequence ATGACAAAAAAAGGAATTAATTCAGTATTGATAGTAGTGGTTATCTTTAACCTTGCTATCGATCAAATATCAAAATATTTTGCACGTATATATATACAGGGACAGGGTATAATTAATGTAATAGGTGACTTTTTCATACTTACTTATGCTGAAAATAGTGGTGCATTTCTAGGGCTAGGATCAAATTTACCCCAACCCCTAAAGACATTTGTTTTGGTTTTATTCCCACTAATAGCAATAATAGCTGGGATATTGTACTTGATATTAGGAAAAAATGTCTCTTTTAAGCAGTCTATAGCCATTGCATGTATTATTGGTGGTGGAATTGGAAATGTGTATGATAGAGCAATACACTTAGGTGCTGTAACAGACTTTTTAAATTTTGGGATTGGTAATATTAGAACTGGAATCCTTAATATTGCAGATCTATCTATTACTTTTGGAGCGATATTTCTTTTTATATTTCAGTACATAGAGGAACAGAAGTTAAAGAATGACGGAACTAACCAAAAGAATAGTTGA
- a CDS encoding OmpA family protein encodes MKIRLLIIYFVITNTIFSIDLHYRFDESYRIESTVYQNVLFNNRIELSSIILNKYSVNIISSDKESAKLLLNQHVFQESKGLKSVYYTTHTKESGEIIQFLDGEINSLSSNSFPAVKGVPVFPKRDLKVGDSWTSNGIEYFNLKNGFNIDDTIFAEFRVFYNLRELTKIDNKNMAIIDINYNIFKKITPYLEWGDFYPIKISSSSKQILYWDLDLGRPYSVDDTYVLDFYTSTGDKYTFKGTTKSKSWPKNNLDKSEFTNLFTELKTTPQTTVTEEDDFIRITFNSLLFDPESWNLRESVKKYLNRIGETLKEQGDINIRVLGHTALFGKIDQEYLNTLSTNRARSVADYLVENNYIDSESIEIQGLAGDIPVDTNSTPEGRSNNRRVEIDILRN; translated from the coding sequence ATGAAAATTCGACTTCTTATTATCTACTTTGTAATTACAAATACTATTTTTAGTATCGATTTACATTATAGATTTGATGAGAGTTATCGAATTGAATCCACTGTTTACCAAAATGTTCTTTTTAATAATAGAATTGAATTAAGTAGTATTATTCTTAATAAATATAGCGTTAATATAATATCTAGTGATAAAGAGAGTGCAAAATTATTACTGAATCAACACGTCTTCCAAGAGTCTAAAGGGTTGAAAAGTGTTTACTATACAACACATACTAAAGAGTCTGGAGAGATAATACAGTTCCTAGATGGTGAAATTAATAGTCTTTCTTCTAACTCGTTTCCCGCGGTTAAAGGAGTCCCTGTCTTCCCTAAAAGAGATCTTAAAGTTGGAGATAGTTGGACATCAAATGGTATAGAGTACTTTAATTTAAAAAACGGTTTTAATATTGATGATACAATATTTGCTGAATTTAGAGTTTTTTATAATTTAAGAGAGTTAACTAAGATTGATAATAAAAATATGGCAATAATAGATATAAATTACAATATTTTTAAAAAAATTACTCCATACCTAGAGTGGGGAGACTTTTATCCCATAAAGATATCTAGCAGTTCCAAGCAGATTCTATATTGGGATTTAGACTTGGGAAGGCCGTACAGTGTAGACGATACTTACGTTCTGGATTTTTATACTTCAACCGGTGATAAATATACTTTTAAAGGAACAACTAAGTCAAAGAGCTGGCCTAAAAATAACTTAGATAAAAGTGAGTTTACAAATTTATTTACTGAACTTAAAACAACTCCACAAACTACCGTTACAGAGGAAGATGATTTTATAAGAATTACATTTAACTCATTACTTTTTGATCCTGAGTCTTGGAATCTAAGAGAGAGTGTAAAAAAGTACCTTAATAGAATTGGAGAAACATTAAAAGAACAGGGCGACATAAATATAAGAGTATTAGGACATACGGCACTCTTTGGCAAGATAGACCAAGAGTATCTTAATACTCTATCAACTAATAGAGCTAGATCTGTTGCAGATTATCTAGTAGAGAATAACTATATTGATTCAGAGAGTATCGAGATACAAGGATTAGCCGGGGATATTCCTGTTGATACAAATAGTACCCCTGAGGGGCGAAGTAATAATAGAAGGGTAGAGATAGACATCCTTAGAAACTAA
- the truB gene encoding tRNA pseudouridine(55) synthase TruB gives MKLLQIMSHDGMILLKKPEGVTSFQALGILKKKLNTKKVGHTGTLDKFATGLLVILTGKMTKFAPYITGMDKTYLATFTFGTSTTTLDPEGDFIGEKPIPSIDQIKKEINKSFKGTISQIPPDFSAVHINGSRAYQLKLKGEEVKIPPREITINDFNIINWNGRDLDVEISCSKGTYIRSLARDLGVNSGSLAYVTKLERTKVGPFSIDDSVTGDLFESRNLVSPYNLITDLGRQVSYISDNAAKDIRNGKHMRDSFYLDSGEKFKSGDVALFTKDKNFVAMINVDNGKTSYLFVSNR, from the coding sequence ATGAAGTTGTTACAGATCATGAGTCATGATGGAATGATATTACTAAAGAAGCCTGAGGGAGTAACATCCTTTCAGGCTCTTGGTATATTAAAAAAAAAGTTAAATACTAAAAAAGTTGGTCATACAGGAACTCTAGATAAGTTTGCAACAGGTCTTTTGGTTATTTTAACCGGAAAAATGACTAAATTTGCACCTTATATAACAGGAATGGATAAGACCTATCTGGCCACTTTTACATTTGGGACTTCTACTACAACACTGGACCCTGAGGGTGATTTTATAGGTGAGAAACCTATCCCGTCTATAGATCAGATTAAAAAAGAGATTAATAAGAGTTTTAAAGGAACTATTTCACAAATACCACCAGACTTTTCTGCAGTTCATATTAATGGTAGTAGAGCGTATCAATTAAAACTAAAGGGTGAGGAAGTAAAAATTCCACCAAGAGAGATTACAATAAACGATTTTAATATAATAAATTGGAATGGTAGAGATTTAGATGTAGAAATATCTTGTTCTAAGGGAACATATATTCGATCTCTAGCTCGTGATCTTGGAGTAAATAGTGGCTCACTAGCCTATGTAACTAAATTAGAGAGAACAAAGGTAGGTCCATTTTCCATAGATGACTCTGTAACTGGAGATCTATTTGAAAGTAGAAATTTAGTAAGTCCATATAATTTAATTACAGATCTAGGTCGACAGGTATCATATATTTCTGATAATGCAGCTAAAGATATAAGAAATGGAAAACATATGAGAGACTCTTTTTATTTAGATAGTGGAGAAAAGTTTAAATCAGGAGATGTAGCACTCTTTACTAAAGATAAAAATTTTGTAGCTATGATTAACGTAGATAATGGGAAAACATCATATCTTTTTGTGAGTAATAGATGA
- the rbfA gene encoding 30S ribosome-binding factor RbfA gives MSDVRIRRVESLIRDEISTMIMKGIIKHPNVNTLVSISKVVVSKDLSHAKLYVSSFESHNKAIKAVSGLNRAAGFIQGVLGKKLHMRTIPKLNFIFDDSIEHGFEVNKIIDEVVTDHES, from the coding sequence GTGAGTGATGTTAGAATACGTCGTGTTGAGAGTTTAATACGAGACGAAATAAGTACAATGATTATGAAGGGGATAATAAAACATCCTAATGTGAATACTTTAGTATCCATATCTAAAGTTGTAGTCTCTAAAGATTTGTCACATGCAAAACTATATGTATCATCATTTGAAAGCCACAATAAAGCAATAAAAGCTGTAAGTGGCTTAAATAGAGCTGCTGGATTTATCCAGGGAGTTCTTGGGAAAAAGTTACATATGCGAACTATTCCTAAACTTAATTTTATTTTTGATGATTCAATTGAACATGGATTTGAAGTAAATAAAATAATTGATGAAGTTGTTACAGATCATGAGTCATGA